In the genome of Bacillus sp. S3, one region contains:
- a CDS encoding uroporphyrinogen-III synthase: protein MIKSLPLLDKKVLVPRGKDQAKSFSDLVERYGGIPVEIPLIAFRPIEKNTRLHDCLKTLDTYDWIIFTSNVTVETFFSFFEEGASSRFPKIAVIGKKTAEVLKEKGHQAEFVPSAYVAETFVEEFLPFVECGTRVLLPKGNLAREYIASSLTEAGAAVDEVVIYETYMPEESRVKLAQMLTNDQLDILTFTSPSTVDHLMEVVQDHSLEEQLRNCVIGCIGPITEKKLQDYGLPIHASPEEYTVKEMMKSLITYLEKIGE, encoded by the coding sequence ATGATCAAATCTCTGCCTTTGCTTGATAAAAAGGTTTTGGTTCCAAGAGGAAAAGATCAAGCGAAATCCTTCTCGGATTTGGTTGAAAGGTACGGAGGGATTCCAGTTGAAATCCCTCTCATCGCCTTTCGTCCCATCGAGAAAAACACGCGCCTTCACGATTGTTTGAAGACCCTTGATACATATGATTGGATTATTTTCACAAGCAATGTTACGGTCGAAACCTTTTTTTCATTTTTTGAAGAAGGGGCCAGTTCGAGGTTTCCGAAGATTGCTGTGATTGGCAAAAAGACGGCCGAGGTGTTAAAGGAAAAAGGGCATCAGGCGGAGTTTGTTCCGTCAGCCTATGTGGCGGAAACGTTTGTTGAAGAGTTTTTGCCGTTTGTAGAATGCGGAACAAGGGTACTACTACCGAAGGGGAATCTTGCTCGTGAATATATTGCCAGCTCTTTAACAGAGGCTGGAGCTGCAGTCGATGAGGTGGTCATTTATGAGACCTATATGCCGGAGGAAAGCCGTGTAAAGCTTGCGCAGATGCTCACAAATGACCAGCTTGATATCCTTACGTTTACAAGCCCTTCGACTGTCGACCATTTGATGGAAGTCGTTCAAGATCATAGCTTAGAGGAGCAGCTGAGGAATTGTGTAATTGGCTGTATTGGTCCAATAACCGAGAAAAAGCTGCAAGACTACGGGCTGCCGATTCATGCTTCGCCTGAGGAGTATACTGTTAAGGAAATGATGAAGAGCTTGATTACTTACTTAGAAAAAATTGGCGAATAA